One Amaranthus tricolor cultivar Red isolate AtriRed21 chromosome 1, ASM2621246v1, whole genome shotgun sequence DNA window includes the following coding sequences:
- the LOC130828919 gene encoding protein RADIALIS-like 4 → MASNSISSSRNISTSSWTAKQNKQFERALALYDKETKDRWQNVARLVDGKSAEDVKRHYEILLEDLNRIEAGRVPFPNYRQPPGNALNFNDEQRQLRYLRLQ, encoded by the coding sequence ATGGCATCAAACTCTATTAGCTCAAGCAGGAACATAAGTACTTCATCATGGACAGCAAAACAGAATAAGCAATTTGAAAGGGCACTGGCGTTGTATGACAAAGAAACCAAAGATCGTTGGCAGAATGTTGCTAGGCTTGTGGATGGGAAATCAGCAGAGGATGTCAAGAGACACTATGAGATCTTACTCGAAGATCTCAATCGAATTGAAGCAGGACGAGTCCCCTTTCCTAACTATAGGCAACCTCCTGGAAACGCCTTGAATTTCAACGATGAACAAAG